One Acidimicrobiales bacterium genomic window carries:
- a CDS encoding aromatic ring-hydroxylating dioxygenase subunit alpha — MERLDDGLNVDAGGFFHNPTSVYADPDLAERERRAFFAGHPHLVGLTGDLPEPGAFLTCDDLPTPLLGTRDEEGRFRAFVNSCRHRGVVLEERDRGEARRFTCPFHRWSYDTGGALVGLPNADHFGDPDKACLGLVELPAVEEAGLLWVHPDPEGTIDLDEQLGPALRAELGSWNLGELSYLGRDDYDVACNWKLAMDTFGETYHFPALHSETIHLNFHGNVQCYDTYGRNHRMLLCKREIDGLRDLPEDEWEITTAALPVYWLFPNVQLMPFAEGIHLVRAYPSSTDPGRHVSRITWYLRPGPAADPQSREMLTMISRGFGSIIRDEDYVVSASQQRTASSGALDQVVFGRNEPALHHYHGTYRRMLDMEPLPLLEHP; from the coding sequence ATGGAGCGTCTCGACGATGGGCTGAACGTCGATGCCGGCGGTTTCTTCCACAATCCGACCAGTGTCTACGCAGATCCTGACCTGGCCGAGCGTGAGCGCCGAGCCTTCTTCGCTGGCCATCCCCACCTCGTCGGTCTAACAGGTGACCTGCCCGAGCCCGGTGCCTTCCTGACGTGTGACGACCTGCCCACACCGCTCCTAGGCACCCGCGACGAAGAGGGTCGCTTCCGGGCCTTCGTCAATTCCTGTCGACACCGCGGTGTGGTCCTCGAGGAGCGTGACCGTGGTGAGGCCAGGCGGTTCACCTGTCCGTTCCACCGGTGGTCGTACGACACCGGAGGTGCTCTCGTCGGTCTACCCAATGCGGACCACTTCGGTGATCCCGACAAGGCCTGCCTCGGTCTGGTTGAACTACCCGCCGTGGAGGAGGCCGGCTTGTTGTGGGTCCATCCCGACCCGGAAGGCACAATTGATCTCGACGAGCAACTGGGACCTGCGCTCCGGGCCGAGTTGGGTTCGTGGAACCTAGGCGAGTTGTCGTACCTCGGAAGAGACGACTACGACGTGGCTTGCAACTGGAAGTTGGCCATGGACACCTTCGGGGAGACCTACCACTTCCCTGCACTCCATTCGGAAACCATCCACCTGAACTTCCACGGGAACGTCCAGTGCTATGACACCTACGGACGAAACCACAGGATGCTGCTGTGCAAACGCGAGATCGACGGACTCCGGGACCTACCGGAAGATGAATGGGAGATCACCACCGCAGCCCTGCCCGTCTACTGGCTGTTCCCCAACGTCCAACTGATGCCGTTCGCCGAGGGCATTCACCTTGTACGGGCCTATCCGAGCTCCACTGATCCTGGCCGTCACGTGAGTCGGATCACCTGGTACCTCCGGCCCGGCCCAGCAGCGGACCCCCAGTCCCGCGAGATGTTGACGATGATCTCGAGGGGTTTCGGGTCGATCATCCGCGATGAGGACTACGTGGTAAGTGCCAGCCAGCAGCGCACCGCCTCGTCAGGGGC